A genomic stretch from Natronincola ferrireducens includes:
- a CDS encoding bifunctional enoyl-CoA hydratase/phosphate acetyltransferase, producing MIKTLQDIVKRAQEQPKMKLAVAAAQDSDVLKAVAEAQEKNIIEAILIGNEEDINVIAKEIGIDLTSFTIIHIPDLMEAALEAVKMVSTGKADFVMKGLIDTSILLKAVLNKEVGLRAENLLSHVMVYDVPTYHKLLFLTDGGMNIAPTLEEKKGILKNAILAARATGIQEVKVACLAAKEKVSDKMQATIDGDSLKQLALEGYFGKSTLVEGPIAFDLAISKNAAEIKKFNSPVAGEADILLAPTIEVGNGIGKALTYMANAKSAGIIMGAKVPIVLVSRADDAETKLYSIALGSVIAACNY from the coding sequence ATGATAAAAACACTACAAGATATAGTAAAAAGAGCCCAAGAGCAACCAAAAATGAAGCTAGCTGTGGCTGCAGCGCAGGACAGTGATGTGCTTAAAGCTGTAGCTGAGGCACAGGAAAAGAACATTATTGAAGCAATATTAATTGGAAATGAAGAAGATATCAATGTAATAGCAAAAGAAATAGGAATAGATCTAACATCCTTTACTATTATTCATATACCTGATTTAATGGAAGCTGCTTTAGAAGCTGTGAAAATGGTATCAACAGGTAAAGCTGATTTTGTAATGAAGGGATTAATAGATACCTCTATTCTTTTAAAAGCAGTATTAAATAAAGAAGTAGGATTAAGAGCAGAAAACCTGTTAAGTCATGTTATGGTTTATGATGTGCCCACCTATCACAAGCTACTTTTTTTAACAGACGGTGGCATGAATATTGCTCCTACATTAGAAGAAAAAAAGGGTATTTTAAAAAATGCTATCCTAGCCGCCAGAGCAACAGGTATTCAAGAGGTAAAAGTTGCTTGTCTAGCTGCAAAGGAAAAAGTAAGCGATAAAATGCAGGCTACTATAGATGGAGATAGCCTAAAGCAATTGGCTTTAGAAGGATATTTTGGTAAAAGTACTTTAGTTGAAGGACCTATAGCCTTTGATTTAGCTATTTCAAAAAATGCTGCTGAAATAAAGAAGTTTAATAGTCCTGTGGCAGGTGAAGCAGACATATTATTGGCACCTACAATAGAAGTTGGCAATGGTATAGGCAAAGCTTTAACCTACATGGCCAATGCTAAATCTGCTGGCATAATTATGGGAGCTAAGGTTCCTATAGTTCTAGTTTCAAGAGCAGACGATGCTGAAACAAAACTATACTCTATTGCTTTGGGAAGTGTTATTGCCGCTTGTAATTATTAA